The Methylomonas rhizoryzae genome includes the window TACTCGAATTGTTTTTGACTGACTTCGCCTTGCGAGGCGGTTTCGGCGATGCCGATCAAATCCTTGCCGCGCCCCTCTTCGACCTCGACGGTGTCCAACTCTTCTACGTTGTGCGCGCCGGCCACCCCGGAAAACGCGCCGAGTGCAAGGCCTAAGCCGAGCGCTAACGGCGTCAATTTGAAAGCGGAATGTGTATAAATTTTGCTCATGATGCCCTCATGGTTTGATCTTCGATCCGATTGAGAAAAATGCTGTGATAAAAAATGGCCGCCGTTTCAGCCGGACGAGGCGAATTGACGATAGGCGTAAGCGAGTGCCATGCGATTAGCGCCATTGGCACCGGCAGCCGGACCCGCAAAAACTAGGGATGAAGCGTCGAAATCGGCGGATGCACAGCCGGCGGCAGATAAGGGAAAGTCGGCGTCGCGATCGCTACGAACTAACTGCAGCGGCGTGGCGGCGTTGCTAGCGACTGAAGTACACGGAGAACAACCGAAGACTGCAGGCGTTTGAACGACACTGTCTTCGACAAAAAAAGGAAGCGGCGGGGTAACAACGGGAGGACATATGGGATTGGCAAGGGATAGTAGCGGCGGAGAGGTTTGACCAACCGCATCGCTACGCGCGCTTTTTCCTGGCGTCGCGTTGATAGTGGGGTAATAACGTTTGAATTCGATGCCCGGGGTATCGGCCGAGTCGATCCTTGCATTCAAGGCGGTTAATTGGCAATAGACCGCCTCGCTCCCCCCGCGCTCGGCTTGAAACCGGGCCGGATGATCGGACGCCGCCGCCGTTCCCGCTGCGGCTTTGCCTTGCGGCGTCTCGGCCTGCAACGTTTCGGGAATCTCGAAATGGGAACTTGCTCGCTGAAACCCGGGAGCTGAAAATCCTGCATCGGCCATAGCCGGAAAACCCCGGACCTGCGCAAACAAGGCAAAATAGTCGACGTTTTGATCCACGCGAACGGCCGGCGAAACCTGCGCCGTTCGCTCGGGAAACTGAGTCTGCGCGATTTTAGCTAAGGCGGGCCCTGAAAACAAAACCGTCACCAAGCAACCAACAGCCAATACCAGCAACTTCGCCACCAACATTCCGGCTCCATGCAGCAACAAGGTCGCCAACATGAAGCCTGCCGTGTAAGAAATTAAACCGGCAGAAGCCGAAATCTCCTGGCCGTGGGCAAAACCGTGAAAAAACGCGAAAAACGCCACGATAACCGCACTCGTCCGGTTGCTGAACCGTACATTGCGCACGATCAACATGCTGAAAGCGGCGCAGGACAACAACACGATATTTTCCACATTGGGCAACGCAAAACCCGCCGCTCCGGCAAAACCGCCCAAACTCATCACGCCGACAAAGGTCATGGGCAGCATCCAAACGGCGTGACCGCGCAACTGAGCGGCCCAGACGCCGACCGCCAACATGGTCAGCACGTGGTCCCAGCCGGTTAAAGGATGCGAGAAACCGCTACTGAGACCTACGCCGTCCAACGACATCAACCGACCGGCGAGCAGTACCGCCGCCAACAACAAAATCGCAGCACGGTAAGCAACGCTGCGTCCGCTGGAACGCTGCCCCGCAATCCGGTTACCGGTCAAACCGCGCCACACTTCTTTCATCACCGCAATCGTCAATTCGACAAAATGTTAACTAATTTGCTTTCAAAGCGCGGCATTCTACCCGCACCGGCGCGCAGAAATCCAGTTTAGAGCAGCAGCCTGCTCCGCCTTCAGCCGGCCTCGCTTACCGATCAACTTCTTCGGCGGATTTTTACCTAACGCGCATGAAGGCCCGGCAAATGAAAGGTAGTTGGTAGGAGCGGCGCCGCTACGTGACTTTGATGTAACCACTCGGTGTTTGGCGCGCCCCCGCTTGCTATTGCCCACCCAGTCTTTCGATATTGCCCTTAGCCAGCTACGGTTTTATTTGTATAATCCGGCGCACTTTCAACCGACGCACCCGCTCTGACACGACATGTCCCTAACCTTCCCCCGTATCGGCATCATCGGCAAATTCGGCGATCCGGGCATTTCTTCCGCATTAGCCGATTTGTTCCGTTTTTTGCATGAACGGGGGCATGAAGTCGTCATGGACAATCACAGCGCCGACTTGTTGTCCGAAGCCGGCATCAGCGGCCTCCACATGGAGCGGTTGCCCCAACATTGCGATTTGATCATCGCGGTCGGCGGCGACGGCACTTTTTTGGCGGCAGCCCGTGCCGCGGCGGATTTTGAAATCCCTCTCATCGGCGTGAATTTGGGGCGTTTGGGGTTTTTGGCCGATATTTCCCCCGACCAATCGGGCAACCGCCTGGAACAAATTTTATCCGGGCGATTCTTGACCGAACGCCGCTGCTTGTTGCAAGCCTCCATCATCCGCGACGGCCAGGTGATCCATAGGCAAACCGCGGTGAACGAGGTTGTGGTTCACCGCTGGGTCACGCCGAGCATGATAGAAATCGTCACCAGCATCGACGGCGTTTACCTGAATACTCAGCGCTCGGACGGCTTGATCGTGGCGACGCCAACCGGCTCCACCGCTTATTCGCTGTCCGCCGGCGGTCCGATATTGCATCCCGCCTTGAACGCCTTGGTATTGGTCCCCTTGAATCCGCATACCTTGTCCAACCGGCCTATAGTCATCGCCGACGACGCCGTGATCGAAATTCGCTTCAACCAAACCCGGCAAATCAACGCCTTGGTCACCTGCGACCATTTGGAAATTCCGGACGTATCGATAGGCGACAGAATTCTGATCGAAAAGGCCGAAAAAACCATTACTATTTTGCATCCCAAAGACCACGACTATTTCCACATCTTGCGCAGCAAATTGAATTGGAGCGGCGGCAACCCCGCTTAAGTCATGCTTTTAAATCTGAACATCATCGATTTAGCCGTCGTCGATCAACTGGATCTGGATTTGGACCCCGGCATGTCGGTATTGACCGGGGAAACCGGCGCCGGAAAATCCATCTTGTTGACGGCCTTGGGACTGGCTTTGGGCGACCGCGCCGATTCCGGCTATGTGCGCCCCCATTGCAAGCGCGCGGAAATCAACATCGAATTCGACCTGAGCGATGCGCCGTTGGCCGGTCAATGGCTGGCGGAACACGAGCTGGACGACGACGGCCAGTGCTTAATCCGCCGGACGGTCGGCGAAGATGGCCGCTCCAAAGCCTATATCAACAATCGGCCGGTCAATTTACACACCTTGCAGGCTCTGGCCCGGCTGTTAGTGGAGATTCACGGCCAACACGCCCATCTGACCCTGCTGGACAGCGAAGCCCAACGGCGCTTGCTGGACGATTTCGCCGACCATCAAGCGCTTTTACACGCGCTCAACGATTGTCAAACCGCCTGGAAAAACGCGCACAAAACCCTGCAGCAGTTACTTAAAACCGGCAGCGACCAAGCCGAGCGCGAAGAACTGTTGCGCTATCAATTGGACGAATTGCGCCAATTAGATCTGCAACAATTCGACTATGCCGCGTTGACCGAGCAACACCGCAAACTGGCTAATTTGGGCAAAATCCTGAGCGAGGGCCAGCAACAATTGCAAATCTTGTACGACAACGATCAGCAATCCGTGGCCGATATGCTGGCGCATGTGCTTCATGCGTTGAGCGATTTAAGCCGGTACGCCGGCGAGTTGCAGCCGCTGGTCGAATTGCTGACCGAAGCGGACATCCAAATTCAGGAAGCCAGCCAACAACTGCGGCGTTTTTTAGACAACCAAGAAGCGGACCCGCAACACTTGGGTTGGCTGGAACAACAGCTGGGCGTCATCCAGAGTTTAAGCCGCAAGCATAAAGTCCAACCGGAAACATTACCGCAATTGGCCGACGAGTTGGCCGCGGAACTCGACGGCATCAGCCACAGCAGCGAGCGCATCGAAGCCTTGCAGCAAGACTGCAGCCGCTTGCAAGCGCAATATACCCAATTGGCGCAACAACTCTCGGCTAGTCGGGCGCGGGCCGGCGCCGAACTGCAGCAACGCATTTCCGCCACTATCAAAGAACTCGGAATGCCGCACGGCGAGTTCATAGTCGAATTACGTCCCTTGCAAAATCGCGAACCGCAACTGAACGGCTGGGACACGATAGAGTTTTTGGTGAGCACCAACCCCGGTTTGCCGGCCAAACCCCTGGCAAAAGTCGCCTCAGGCGGCGAATTGTCGCGCATCAGTTTGGCGATTCAGGTCACCACCAGCAGCGATAAAACCACCCCGACCATGATTTTCGACGAAGTCGACAGCGGCATCGGCGGCGGCATCGCCGAAATCGTCGGCCAAAAGTTGCGCCGGCTAAGCGCCAACCGGCAAGTGTTGTGCGTCACCCATTTGCCGCAAGTCGCCGCCCAAGCCCATCAACATTTATTCGTCGCCAAAAATCAACGGGCGGAAGTCACTGCCTCGACGGTAAAACGTTTGAACGAACAAGAACGGGTAGAGGAAATTGCCCGCATGCTGGGTGGAGTCACCATTACCGAAAACACCTTGGCTCACGCCAAGGAGATGCTGGAATCGTCGAGCGACGCCTGAGCCGCTCGGCTTTCGGATTTTAAAGCCTATAATTTGCCGGCATGATCGAAGCTTTTATCCGTAACAACCCGACAGCCTAACGCTCGGTAAACGACCATCCGGTGAGCATGCCGCTTACACTGTTGAGGCTACTGTTAATTTCGGACGCGATTGCCATGAGCAAAGAACCTGTCAAAACGATTAATCGCCGGCTTGCTTACCGGGTTTATGATCAAGCCCATTTGATTTTCAGCAAGCTGGAACAAGAGCCGGAACAGCTCCCGCCAGCGGTAAGCGCATACCCGCCAATCCCTGTTTTGCCTAATTCCAAAGCCAAGGAAAACGACACTCTGCGCGTCAATATCAGTAGCAACGGCGTCGCGTTTACCTGCGAGCAACCCTTGTACCCAGGCGACATGTTGCGGGTGCGGATTTTTCTATTGAGTACGCAGACCAGCATCGTCACCTGCTGCCGGGTGATTTATTGCAAACCGAGCAACCCGTTCGAACTCGACCGTTATCCTTATACGGTCGGGGCACAATTCGTCAACCTCGCTGCCGGCGACCGCGAGGTGTTGCTGCGTTACGTCCGCCGCCACCAAAGATTTCAATGGTTGCGCCGCAGCCTGTTGAGTGCTTGCCTGTTGATCGTGCTGCTTTTTCCTATCGATACCGCCGACTATCTCTATTCGGTTGCGGAAATCGCGATAGAAAGCCTGATCGACTTAGCCCTCGCAACTTACGAATCCAGCCAATTCCACTTATATAAAGCCCTCGAACGGACGCTGGCCACCGACAGCCGGCAAACCGAGATGCTGCTGTTTTATCTCACCTTACTTGCCGGACTGACACTAGGCTATTTAATCTGGCGCACGCTTCCCGGTAAACTGGCCGACGCGTTCTACCGGCTCGGCTGTTACCTTACCCGAAAAAAATCCAGCCTGGCTTACGCGTGGAGCGAACAATCGGCGCTGGACAAAGCTAAAATCATCGCGGTCGGCCTGCTCTCGGTTGGCGGCTATGCCTTCTTGTCATTTTGATTTGGATGGACGCTGCGTCGAGCGCCTTACCGCCGGCGGCATACGCTTTTAACAAGCCTGGTTAACGCTAAAATTGGTAGCGCAGGTTGAATTGGACATTGTGGGTAAAGACGTTGTCGAGGCCGGGCAAACTATAGACATATTGCCCCAGATAACCGAGGTCCGCACCCAGCGCCTTGTCGAATTGATAGCTCACCCCGCCCAACGCTCGGTTTTCGCTAAAACCGCTTCTGCCGTAATCGTTGCCGTTCAGATACCAAAGGGTTTCGTCACCCGCATAAACGCTGAGTTTATCGTCTATCCAGGCCAAGGGATAACTGACTTGCACCAGCTGCCGAAGCCGGATACCCAACTCGCCGCTGTCCTGCCGCACCCGTTCTTCCAATCGAGTTCGACTGGTAAAACGCCAAGCATCGGCAGAGGAATTCCATAAAAAATCTTGATAGGGCCGGCTTTCCTGATAAGACGCTTTACCCAGCGGATGCCCCCAATCGTGCACATAGCCCAGCCAAACACTGGCGTGTTGATTTAACCCATAACCTATTTGCGCAAACGCTAAATTTTCCGCCAAGCGCATACCCTCCGGGTTATCGTCCCGGGTCCTCGCTTGTTCCATCAGCAGCCAACGGACATCCGCCAAGTTAGCCGACACGGCATGCAAACTGCCGGACAAGGTTAAAGAGGACCAGGTCCCGCCCATATCGTCGGTCAGTGCTTGGGCTATCGGCACATACGCCAAACCGAAAAGCGGCACTGTTTTTATGCATTCCAAAATTTTTTTTCGCATTGAGCCTCCTTTGTCGCGGCCTACACAAACTGAGCGGTGGCGTCGAACAAATGCAAGTTGTCCGGAACCGGCGGAGACGGTTCCACCGATGTCATCCGATCGGGTTATTAGCGGAATACGTGCCAAACGCGAATCCGTTATGCCATGCGGGCGCAAAGCCCGGACAAAGCCGCTTGAGGGTGCATATAAACCGGCATAGCCGGTTGATTTGCTCGGACTACAAAGCCGGTCAGCCGGCAAGATTGGCTGCGAATTTAAAAAAGCGCCGCGCTCAAACAGCAGAGCACAAGCTTGAGGAGGGATTAAAAAGAGGGGAAAAGATGCAACGACTTTGACCGATGTTCGAATCGATACGACTTGGATCGAACATCGGCTATCGGAAAATAGCGCGGATAAATTATTTTTTCTCGTCGCTTTTGGTCGATTTATCAGCGGATGGAGCCGGAGCCGGTTTATTGCCGGCACATTTGCCTTCCATCGCTTTGGCGTCGGTGGATTTTTGCATCATCGCCCCACCGCATTTGCCTTCGCCGCAAGCGCCGTCTTTCATCTTGGAAGACGCATCTTTTTCCGCTTCCGCGCTCAGCATGTAACCGGAGGTTAAATCCGACAATGCAAAAGGATTGGCGTCGGGTTGAGCCGCGTTAGCCGCAAACGGCAGAAGCGAAGCGCCGATAGCCAGAGCGAACGGTGTTTTTTGGATTTTTTTCATAGTAACTCCTGATGGTTGATCGATTAATTCCCCGGCATGTCAACGCGGGCGTTATAAACGCGCGGCTACTATCACAAAAAAGCCCAATGATGTAAAGGTGAGCCAATTCTAATAAACCACAGTATACTGAACGCATCTTTCTAGTAGCCAATCTGGGAACCTATGCTTAGCAAACCGGAAATTCTGCAACTCGGGGCCGCTGCATTGCGTCAACACGCCAGCCCCGTTGACGATTTTAAAAGCCCGGAGTTCCAGCAGTTATTGCAAACGTTGCACGAGCGAATGCTGGAAAACAATGGCGTGGGCATCGCGGCTCCACAGCTTGGCATAGGTAAACAAATCGTCATCGTCGCTTCCCGCCCTACCGCGCGTTATCCCCATGCCCCGGAAATGCCGCCGGTCGTTATGATCAATCCGTATTACGAAATCGTGGATCGCACCATAGGCAAAGACTGGGAAGGCTGCCTGAGCGTGCCCGGCATCCGCGCGCTAGTACCCAGATTCCGCGCACTCAGAGTCTATTACCAAGATGCCGCCGGCACGGCAAAGCAACTACTGTTGCAGGATTTTCCGGCTAGGGTGTTTCAACACGAATACGATCATTTGCTGGGTTTGGTGTATCTGGACAGAGTGGAAAACAACCGCGACATCGTCTCCGAATCCGAATTTTATAAATTGATCGCCGCTTAACAACTCAACATGCGCTTATTGTCTTTTTGTATTGGCTTGATGCTGGCTGCGGACGCCTACGCCTTGCCGGCCTTAAAAATAACCGAAGCCGCGCCGGGCGTATATGTCCACCTTGCCGAGCATCATTGGCCCGACCGCGAAAATCACGGCGAAATCGCCAATATCGGCTTCATCGTCGGCGACCGTTGCGTCGCCGTGATCGACAGCGGCGGAAGTCCGCAACAAGGCTTGGCACTGCGCAACGCCATCACCCGCGTCACCAGCACGCCTATCTGCTACGTCATCAATACCCACGTGCATCCCGACCACATCTACGGCAATCTCGCGTTCAAACAAGCGGGAGTTCGGTTCGTCGGTCACGCCAAGCTGGCCCGCGCCATGGCTACCCGTGCCCCGCACTATCTGAGTAAAGCCGACGACATGTTGGATATTCGGGTAAGCGCCAAAAACATCGTCGCCCCGGACATCGAAGTCCAAGACCGCATGCGCATTGACCTAGGCAATCGGGAATTGCTGCTGACCGCTCATCCGACCGCCCATACCGATAACGATTTAAGCATTTACGACGCCAAAACCGATACCTTGTGGGCAGCCGATTTACTATTCTTGGAACACGTTCCGGTCATCGACGGCAGCATCACCGGTTGGTTGACGCAACTGCAACAACTGGAAAAACAACGCTATCGATTGGTAATACCGGGACACGGCCGCTTGGTTCGCGATTGGCCGCAAGCGCTGCAAGCCGAGCGGGCCTATTTAAGCCAACTGGCCGACGAAGTCAGGGGTATGATCAAGCACGGTAAAACCCTGGAATATGCCATGGAACACGCCGCTTGGTCGCAGCAAAGCCAGTGGCAACTGTTCGAACAATTCCATAGAAAAAATGTCACACTCGCATTTGCGGAATTAGAATGGGAAGACTGAAAACCATTGAACATAGAGAGCGACAATGAGCAAATTGTATAAGGTAATCGGCTTGTGTTTATTGATGCCAGTCATCGCCTTTGCCGAAGGCGACGAGCGCAACTGGGACAATTTGCTGAAAAACCAGTATTTCGCCGGCAAGGCTATAGAAGAGTCCAACCCGATTATCGAACTGGAAGCGCCGTACCGCGCCGAAGACCCGGCGATCGTTCCGGTAAAAATTGTCAGTAAGATTGCGCAAACGCCGGCCCGCTACATAAAAAAGGTATGGGTTTTGGTGGATAACAACCCCTTTCCCTTCGTAGGCGAATTCGACTTCTTTCCTGAAAGCGGCAAGGCTGACCTCGCCATGCGGGTAAGGGTCAATACCTACAGCAATATTCGGGCGATTGCCGAAACCAACGACGGCAAACTGAGCATGGCC containing:
- a CDS encoding HupE/UreJ family protein, which gives rise to MKEVWRGLTGNRIAGQRSSGRSVAYRAAILLLAAVLLAGRLMSLDGVGLSSGFSHPLTGWDHVLTMLAVGVWAAQLRGHAVWMLPMTFVGVMSLGGFAGAAGFALPNVENIVLLSCAAFSMLIVRNVRFSNRTSAVIVAFFAFFHGFAHGQEISASAGLISYTAGFMLATLLLHGAGMLVAKLLVLAVGCLVTVLFSGPALAKIAQTQFPERTAQVSPAVRVDQNVDYFALFAQVRGFPAMADAGFSAPGFQRASSHFEIPETLQAETPQGKAAAGTAAASDHPARFQAERGGSEAVYCQLTALNARIDSADTPGIEFKRYYPTINATPGKSARSDAVGQTSPPLLSLANPICPPVVTPPLPFFVEDSVVQTPAVFGCSPCTSVASNAATPLQLVRSDRDADFPLSAAGCASADFDASSLVFAGPAAGANGANRMALAYAYRQFASSG
- a CDS encoding NAD(+) kinase, translated to MSLTFPRIGIIGKFGDPGISSALADLFRFLHERGHEVVMDNHSADLLSEAGISGLHMERLPQHCDLIIAVGGDGTFLAAARAAADFEIPLIGVNLGRLGFLADISPDQSGNRLEQILSGRFLTERRCLLQASIIRDGQVIHRQTAVNEVVVHRWVTPSMIEIVTSIDGVYLNTQRSDGLIVATPTGSTAYSLSAGGPILHPALNALVLVPLNPHTLSNRPIVIADDAVIEIRFNQTRQINALVTCDHLEIPDVSIGDRILIEKAEKTITILHPKDHDYFHILRSKLNWSGGNPA
- the recN gene encoding DNA repair protein RecN, giving the protein MLLNLNIIDLAVVDQLDLDLDPGMSVLTGETGAGKSILLTALGLALGDRADSGYVRPHCKRAEINIEFDLSDAPLAGQWLAEHELDDDGQCLIRRTVGEDGRSKAYINNRPVNLHTLQALARLLVEIHGQHAHLTLLDSEAQRRLLDDFADHQALLHALNDCQTAWKNAHKTLQQLLKTGSDQAEREELLRYQLDELRQLDLQQFDYAALTEQHRKLANLGKILSEGQQQLQILYDNDQQSVADMLAHVLHALSDLSRYAGELQPLVELLTEADIQIQEASQQLRRFLDNQEADPQHLGWLEQQLGVIQSLSRKHKVQPETLPQLADELAAELDGISHSSERIEALQQDCSRLQAQYTQLAQQLSASRARAGAELQQRISATIKELGMPHGEFIVELRPLQNREPQLNGWDTIEFLVSTNPGLPAKPLAKVASGGELSRISLAIQVTTSSDKTTPTMIFDEVDSGIGGGIAEIVGQKLRRLSANRQVLCVTHLPQVAAQAHQHLFVAKNQRAEVTASTVKRLNEQERVEEIARMLGGVTITENTLAHAKEMLESSSDA
- a CDS encoding PilZ domain-containing protein translates to MSKEPVKTINRRLAYRVYDQAHLIFSKLEQEPEQLPPAVSAYPPIPVLPNSKAKENDTLRVNISSNGVAFTCEQPLYPGDMLRVRIFLLSTQTSIVTCCRVIYCKPSNPFELDRYPYTVGAQFVNLAAGDREVLLRYVRRHQRFQWLRRSLLSACLLIVLLFPIDTADYLYSVAEIAIESLIDLALATYESSQFHLYKALERTLATDSRQTEMLLFYLTLLAGLTLGYLIWRTLPGKLADAFYRLGCYLTRKKSSLAYAWSEQSALDKAKIIAVGLLSVGGYAFLSF
- a CDS encoding DUF2490 domain-containing protein: MRKKILECIKTVPLFGLAYVPIAQALTDDMGGTWSSLTLSGSLHAVSANLADVRWLLMEQARTRDDNPEGMRLAENLAFAQIGYGLNQHASVWLGYVHDWGHPLGKASYQESRPYQDFLWNSSADAWRFTSRTRLEERVRQDSGELGIRLRQLVQVSYPLAWIDDKLSVYAGDETLWYLNGNDYGRSGFSENRALGGVSYQFDKALGADLGYLGQYVYSLPGLDNVFTHNVQFNLRYQF
- the def gene encoding peptide deformylase codes for the protein MLSKPEILQLGAAALRQHASPVDDFKSPEFQQLLQTLHERMLENNGVGIAAPQLGIGKQIVIVASRPTARYPHAPEMPPVVMINPYYEIVDRTIGKDWEGCLSVPGIRALVPRFRALRVYYQDAAGTAKQLLLQDFPARVFQHEYDHLLGLVYLDRVENNRDIVSESEFYKLIAA
- a CDS encoding quinoprotein relay system zinc metallohydrolase 2 → MRLLSFCIGLMLAADAYALPALKITEAAPGVYVHLAEHHWPDRENHGEIANIGFIVGDRCVAVIDSGGSPQQGLALRNAITRVTSTPICYVINTHVHPDHIYGNLAFKQAGVRFVGHAKLARAMATRAPHYLSKADDMLDIRVSAKNIVAPDIEVQDRMRIDLGNRELLLTAHPTAHTDNDLSIYDAKTDTLWAADLLFLEHVPVIDGSITGWLTQLQQLEKQRYRLVIPGHGRLVRDWPQALQAERAYLSQLADEVRGMIKHGKTLEYAMEHAAWSQQSQWQLFEQFHRKNVTLAFAELEWED